A DNA window from Acetilactobacillus jinshanensis contains the following coding sequences:
- a CDS encoding ribonuclease H family protein produces MSKKYYAVKKGPKPGLYTDWPTVQKMLKGYSKPEFKGFNHKQAALEYLNGTAPSVSQDDITIYTDGGSRNTGNKRDQHVKGNDKSAWAYLIVINGKEYPGTGFEWGATNNRMEMMALVQALKWLLAHHLNHASITEVADSRYLLNAITKGWIYGWKRRGWRLSSGGPVKNAELWAVMYRLLRQFDHLKFKWTKGHATNRGNNFVDHYLNEAMDRHTKHSTIQHQTIQTCRSNNEPKSAKPYIIHGSNSIEDIKRELRKRGFLQN; encoded by the coding sequence ATGAGTAAAAAATACTATGCCGTTAAAAAGGGACCCAAGCCAGGACTTTACACAGATTGGCCAACCGTCCAAAAAATGCTAAAGGGCTATTCCAAGCCGGAGTTTAAAGGCTTTAACCATAAACAAGCGGCTCTTGAATATCTTAACGGGACCGCACCATCGGTATCACAGGATGACATTACGATTTATACCGACGGTGGCTCCCGTAATACCGGAAATAAACGTGATCAGCACGTTAAAGGTAATGATAAATCAGCCTGGGCTTATTTAATCGTGATTAATGGCAAAGAATATCCTGGCACTGGTTTTGAATGGGGTGCCACCAATAACCGGATGGAAATGATGGCGTTAGTTCAGGCGTTGAAATGGTTATTAGCGCATCACCTTAATCATGCCTCGATTACCGAAGTGGCGGACTCCCGATATTTACTTAACGCGATCACTAAAGGTTGGATCTACGGTTGGAAACGCCGTGGCTGGCGACTGAGCAGTGGTGGTCCTGTTAAGAATGCCGAATTATGGGCCGTTATGTACCGATTATTACGGCAGTTTGATCACCTGAAGTTCAAGTGGACTAAGGGTCACGCGACTAATCGTGGCAATAATTTTGTGGATCACTATCTTAATGAAGCGATGGATCGTCATACCAAGCATTCAACGATTCAACATCAAACTATCCAAACGTGTCGTTCAAATAATGAACCAAAATCTGCTAAGCCCTACATTATTCACGGTTCTAATTCGATCGAAGACATTAAACGTGAGTTACGAAAACGTGGTTTCTTACAAAATTAA
- a CDS encoding NAD(P)H-dependent oxidoreductase has protein sequence MKTLVIISHPTIKDSYTQSFLHDAQADFNDVTWHPLDILYPDFKINIKHEQQLLMHYDRIIFQFPLFWYSAPALLKKWEDDVLVRKFANAAHGGYLRHKQLGMVITLGVPAKNYQPGAGEHFSLSELLTPYQALAKKAGMQYLSPFIISQFFYKTPPQEAKTLVDYQNYLTNPKPFGLKNKIKWSLDQLKQYAPKDKVKKIVFDSVIKQIQKNQNQLDDLKSQINMIKRKDDQ, from the coding sequence CGTTAGTTATCATTTCACACCCGACCATTAAAGATTCGTATACCCAATCTTTTTTACATGATGCTCAGGCGGATTTTAACGATGTCACTTGGCACCCGCTGGATATTTTGTATCCGGATTTTAAAATCAATATTAAACACGAACAGCAATTGCTCATGCATTATGACCGGATCATCTTTCAGTTTCCGCTATTCTGGTACAGTGCGCCGGCACTTCTGAAGAAGTGGGAAGATGACGTGCTGGTGAGAAAATTTGCCAACGCGGCTCATGGCGGATACTTACGTCATAAACAGTTGGGCATGGTAATTACATTGGGTGTTCCCGCTAAGAATTATCAACCTGGTGCTGGTGAGCACTTTAGCTTATCGGAACTGCTAACACCGTATCAGGCGTTGGCGAAAAAAGCGGGGATGCAATATTTATCACCATTTATCATTTCGCAATTCTTTTATAAGACGCCGCCGCAGGAAGCTAAAACGTTAGTCGATTACCAGAATTATCTGACAAATCCAAAACCGTTTGGACTGAAGAATAAGATTAAGTGGTCCTTAGATCAACTTAAGCAGTATGCGCCCAAAGATAAGGTCAAGAAAATCGTTTTTGACTCTGTCATTAAACAGATTCAAAAGAATCAAAACCAGCTCGATGATCTCAAAAGTCAGATCAACATGATCAAGAGAAAAGATGATCAGTAA
- the thiD gene encoding bifunctional hydroxymethylpyrimidine kinase/phosphomethylpyrimidine kinase, producing MINRFPQAVTIAGSDSDGSAGMQADLETFEHYHVYGASIITACVAGNSYGIHGSVVMPLSFIDQEFKDLADDFNIKAAKTGMLADSKLIDDVVKNYKKYNFGPLVVDPVIVTKHGAMLLKTSAFNTLKEKLIPLATVITPNYYEAQKLAEMPIKNDHDMLIAANKLMRMGAKNVMVKGRHNDPENQDSVRDLVLLENGKHFWLSGPYYKTKRKNGTGDTLSAGITAGLAKGMSVEDSIKNARQYVDNAIHQSLNIAHVYGPINHFAK from the coding sequence ATGATTAATCGTTTTCCACAGGCTGTTACCATCGCCGGTTCAGACAGTGATGGCAGTGCGGGAATGCAAGCTGACTTAGAAACGTTTGAACACTATCACGTTTATGGTGCGTCAATCATCACCGCATGCGTTGCCGGTAACTCATACGGAATTCACGGTAGCGTTGTAATGCCGCTGTCATTCATCGATCAAGAATTTAAAGATTTAGCCGATGATTTCAACATCAAAGCGGCCAAGACCGGCATGCTTGCCGATTCAAAATTAATTGACGATGTCGTTAAAAATTATAAGAAATATAACTTTGGTCCGCTGGTTGTTGACCCAGTCATTGTTACCAAACATGGTGCAATGCTGCTCAAGACTAGTGCCTTTAACACCTTAAAAGAAAAGTTAATCCCGTTAGCAACGGTCATCACACCTAATTATTACGAAGCCCAGAAATTAGCGGAAATGCCAATCAAAAATGATCATGATATGTTAATCGCCGCTAATAAATTAATGAGAATGGGCGCCAAAAACGTGATGGTCAAAGGTCGGCATAACGATCCTGAAAATCAGGACAGTGTTCGTGACTTAGTCCTGTTAGAAAATGGCAAACACTTCTGGTTATCAGGTCCCTATTACAAAACTAAACGAAAGAACGGAACCGGTGATACTTTATCCGCCGGAATTACCGCTGGTCTAGCTAAAGGCATGTCGGTTGAAGATTCAATCAAGAACGCTCGTCAATACGTTGATAACGCTATTCATCAATCATTAAACATTGCCCATGTTTACGGGCCAATCAATCATTTTGCTAAATAA
- a CDS encoding sugar O-acetyltransferase, whose amino-acid sequence MMLTERDKMTAGKPYDQYDPELQARRKYIRQKLGQINFLTDNDERNNELAHLFGDCGKDLFIETGIQFDYGYNIHIGNRFYGNYHLTLLDTCPITIGDNCYLGPDVGLYTPVHPIDPKQREEDIELGKPITIGNNVWMGGHVTILPGVKIGDNDVIGAGTVVTKSFGPNVIIVGNPGHVIRKIKPDNDKAKPNKK is encoded by the coding sequence ATAATGTTAACCGAACGTGACAAAATGACGGCTGGTAAGCCGTATGATCAGTACGATCCCGAATTACAGGCTCGTCGAAAGTACATTCGCCAGAAGTTAGGCCAGATTAATTTCCTGACTGATAATGACGAACGGAATAACGAATTAGCTCATCTCTTCGGTGATTGCGGCAAGGACCTCTTCATCGAAACTGGGATTCAATTTGATTATGGTTACAACATCCACATTGGGAACCGTTTTTACGGTAACTATCATTTAACATTACTGGATACTTGCCCAATTACGATTGGTGATAACTGTTATTTAGGTCCAGATGTTGGCTTATACACACCGGTTCACCCAATTGATCCTAAGCAGCGTGAAGAGGACATTGAATTAGGTAAACCGATCACGATCGGTAATAACGTCTGGATGGGTGGCCACGTTACTATTCTTCCCGGCGTTAAGATCGGTGATAATGATGTTATCGGTGCCGGGACCGTAGTAACTAAGTCGTTTGGCCCCAACGTCATCATCGTTGGTAACCCTGGTCACGTAATTCGTAAGATCAAACCAGATAACGATAAAGCCAAACCTAACAAGAAGTAA